In Rariglobus hedericola, the following proteins share a genomic window:
- a CDS encoding alpha-amylase family glycosyl hydrolase: MSIPPADCPAPAKKKSAASSTSQPVVEGMGPIPLDQGVAFRVWAPNADAVSVTGPFNDWDAVAHPLTREDNGTWYGVVPEANVGDEYKYHLRNGEAEFDRVDPRARKVVNSAGNGIVWVPKAGVGRTDFKAPTQDQLVIYEMHIGTFHAEKGKGPGSFASAIEKIPYLVDLGINAIEIMPIAEFAGDLSWGYNPAHPFAVESAYGGPEALQEFVRVAHENGIAVILDVVYNHFGPSDLSLWQFDGWSENGGGGIYFYNDWRAETPWGATRPDYGRGEVRSYIRDNARMWIADYGIDGLRWDMSLYIRTYRGNTDDPSDDAKEGWGLCQWINDELRAEFPGVITLAEDLRDSEWVVKPTGAGGAGFGAQWDAGFVHPVRETLVVAADEHRDLDKVVGALKSCYDGDAFKRVVYSESHDEVANGKARLPSEINPAEPDGYPSRKRSSLGAALVMTAPGIPMIFQGQEFLEDEWFRDEVPVDWTKLERFPGMHAFYRDLISLRRNSGGFSSGLGGQYVETHHVNHESKVIGYHRKRDGGPGDDVIVIVNLSTQPVLDYAVGVPSGGLWRVRLNSDSRAYSDDFSDHPAHDIEAVEEPRDGFAHHITTGIGPYSVLIFSQDAQT; the protein is encoded by the coding sequence ATGAGTATTCCTCCTGCAGATTGTCCTGCGCCTGCCAAAAAAAAGTCAGCCGCCAGCAGCACGTCTCAACCAGTCGTTGAAGGCATGGGGCCAATTCCATTGGACCAAGGCGTTGCGTTTCGAGTGTGGGCGCCCAACGCCGATGCGGTGAGCGTGACGGGTCCGTTCAATGACTGGGACGCGGTTGCGCATCCTCTCACGCGTGAAGACAACGGCACTTGGTATGGCGTCGTGCCGGAGGCGAACGTGGGCGACGAATACAAATATCACCTGCGCAACGGGGAAGCTGAATTTGACCGCGTGGATCCCCGGGCTCGCAAAGTCGTTAATTCCGCTGGTAACGGCATCGTGTGGGTTCCCAAGGCTGGCGTCGGCCGCACTGATTTTAAGGCACCGACGCAGGATCAGCTCGTCATCTACGAAATGCATATCGGCACATTTCACGCCGAGAAGGGCAAGGGGCCCGGCTCGTTTGCCTCGGCGATTGAGAAGATTCCTTACCTCGTAGATCTCGGTATCAACGCCATTGAGATCATGCCGATTGCCGAGTTTGCCGGCGATCTTTCCTGGGGCTACAATCCGGCGCATCCCTTCGCCGTCGAGTCGGCTTACGGTGGTCCGGAAGCGTTGCAGGAGTTCGTGCGCGTGGCGCACGAGAACGGCATCGCGGTGATCCTCGATGTGGTTTACAACCATTTTGGGCCGAGCGATCTGTCGCTGTGGCAGTTCGATGGCTGGAGTGAAAACGGCGGCGGCGGCATTTATTTCTACAATGACTGGCGCGCCGAAACCCCGTGGGGTGCGACCCGACCTGATTATGGACGCGGTGAGGTGCGCTCCTACATTCGCGACAACGCCCGCATGTGGATCGCCGACTACGGCATCGACGGACTGCGTTGGGACATGTCGCTGTATATCCGCACCTATCGTGGTAACACCGATGATCCGTCCGATGACGCGAAGGAGGGCTGGGGACTTTGCCAGTGGATCAACGACGAGTTACGCGCGGAGTTTCCCGGTGTGATCACGCTGGCCGAGGATCTGCGCGACAGTGAGTGGGTCGTGAAGCCCACGGGCGCGGGTGGCGCGGGCTTCGGTGCGCAATGGGACGCGGGTTTTGTTCATCCGGTGCGCGAGACGCTGGTCGTCGCGGCCGATGAACATCGTGATCTCGACAAGGTCGTGGGGGCTTTGAAAAGTTGCTACGATGGCGATGCGTTCAAGCGCGTCGTTTACAGCGAATCCCATGACGAGGTGGCCAATGGCAAAGCGCGCCTGCCCTCTGAAATCAACCCGGCGGAACCCGATGGTTATCCCTCGCGCAAACGCTCCTCGCTGGGCGCCGCGTTGGTGATGACGGCTCCGGGTATTCCCATGATTTTCCAAGGTCAGGAATTTTTGGAAGACGAGTGGTTCCGTGACGAAGTGCCCGTGGACTGGACCAAGCTGGAACGCTTCCCCGGCATGCACGCGTTTTATCGTGATCTGATTTCGCTCCGCCGTAATAGCGGAGGTTTCAGTTCCGGACTCGGTGGCCAGTATGTGGAAACGCACCACGTGAATCACGAGAGCAAGGTCATCGGCTACCATCGCAAGCGGGATGGTGGTCCTGGTGACGATGTGATTGTGATCGTAAATCTCTCCACGCAACCCGTGCTCGATTACGCGGTTGGCGTGCCGTCGGGCGGTCTGTGGCGGGTGCGACTCAACAGCGACAGCCGGGCCTACTCCGACGATTTTAGTGATCATCCGGCGCATGATATTGAAGCAGTTGAGGAACCGCGCGACGGATTCGCACACCATATCACGACCGGCATCGGACCTTATTCGGTGCTCATCTTTTCGCAGGATGCGCAGACCTGA
- a CDS encoding DUF3185 family protein, with the protein MNKPVSIAILVIGVILLVYGISAGDSIASSVKEGVTGTPTDKSLWLIIGGAVGIIVGGFGVFRGGKS; encoded by the coding sequence ATGAATAAGCCTGTATCCATCGCTATCCTCGTCATCGGCGTCATTCTTCTCGTTTACGGAATCAGCGCAGGCGATTCCATCGCTTCCTCCGTCAAAGAAGGCGTCACCGGCACGCCCACCGACAAGAGCCTCTGGCTCATCATCGGTGGTGCCGTTGGCATCATCGTGGGCGGCTTCGGTGTATTCCGCGGCGGCAAGTCGTAA
- a CDS encoding CheR family methyltransferase — protein sequence MKREAAADEVLHPLMAWMLERAGLEPAAYRPAAMQRRVSACLRQLRVSTPDSARELLERKPEMLPFALNTVLIGVSEFFRDRAAFDYLESEVLPQLLKTRGGLRVCSAGSSGGQELYSVAMLLAEAGVLEACALLGVDCRSDAIKRAAKGVYSAEDMAGIEPERCRRFFEIAGLRWMVQPVLKKQIQWEAADLLTFKADAPFDLILFRNVSIYLNEAHGTETWGRLCDQLTPGGFLITGKAEKPPATLPLVRVAHSIYRKNL from the coding sequence ATGAAGCGGGAGGCGGCGGCGGATGAAGTGTTACATCCGCTGATGGCCTGGATGTTGGAGCGCGCGGGGTTGGAGCCGGCGGCTTACCGACCGGCCGCGATGCAACGGCGGGTGTCGGCCTGCCTGCGTCAATTGCGCGTGAGCACACCGGATTCGGCGCGGGAGCTTTTGGAGCGCAAGCCGGAGATGCTGCCGTTCGCGCTCAACACGGTCTTGATCGGCGTGAGCGAATTTTTCCGCGACCGGGCGGCGTTTGATTATTTGGAGTCCGAGGTGTTGCCGCAGTTACTGAAGACTCGCGGCGGATTGCGCGTGTGCAGCGCGGGCTCATCGGGTGGGCAGGAGCTTTACTCGGTGGCTATGTTGCTCGCCGAGGCGGGTGTGCTTGAGGCGTGCGCGTTACTCGGCGTGGATTGCCGCAGCGACGCGATCAAGCGGGCGGCGAAGGGAGTTTACAGCGCCGAGGACATGGCGGGAATAGAGCCCGAGCGCTGCCGCCGTTTTTTCGAAATAGCCGGTCTGCGCTGGATGGTTCAACCCGTGCTCAAAAAACAAATACAGTGGGAGGCCGCTGACCTTTTGACATTCAAGGCCGATGCACCGTTCGACCTCATCCTGTTTCGCAATGTCTCCATTTATCTTAACGAAGCGCATGGCACCGAGACTTGGGGCCGCTTGTGTGATCAATTAACGCCGGGCGGATTCCTGATCACTGGAAAAGCCGAAAAGCCTCCCGCGACGCTGCCATTGGTGCGCGTTGCCCATTCAATTTACCGAAAGAACCTGTAA
- a CDS encoding sensor histidine kinase, whose amino-acid sequence MITKFIANLQRKPVLPVTILLYIVCVVVMGWIRFILLENSLVSIGYGLPLLVCLWYPDRRLLWGLMGTYGLMSAYKVFIVSSPVFQMAPFTVWAMQMVNMLVIGLAVHIVVELIASMRVQKSQLEESNQELMAREEEITRQNEELQGQTTELAEQNEEIQQQAEEVQQQAEELQAQAEELQVANSESNKRQAILQSLLDSLHVDASGELPERICHLLMSLLGESASAAVILEKEGDDLVVLAQAGPLGLPSRRWSFDRSFAAVVMGHDRTAYVSDLRLRPDLEGAQTTDSAFRSMIATPLRLAGKTVGVIKVYSDHAHEWTKEQFRIIEWMSAQCSLLMDSRRLQSELQRTNTDLDRIVKERTVELQELVNELEHFSYTITHDLRAPLRAMHGFAGLLAEDCMDSINEQSREYLKRITTAASRMDRLITDALSYSKAVRHEMPREEVNVDRLLRGMIDSYPIFQEPNAKIEIVGELPSVLGNEAALTQSFSNLIGNAVKFVAAGKVPSVRISVEQRGDRVRFWFEDNGIGIPKEMQSKVFVMFQRLSKDYEGTGIGLALVKKVVERMGGAVGVESEPGQGSRFWIELKTAGSRA is encoded by the coding sequence ATGATCACGAAATTTATCGCCAATCTGCAGCGCAAGCCGGTCCTCCCCGTCACGATTCTCCTCTACATCGTGTGCGTCGTGGTCATGGGCTGGATCCGCTTCATTCTCCTCGAAAACAGTCTGGTCAGTATCGGCTACGGGCTGCCGTTGCTCGTCTGTCTTTGGTATCCGGACCGCCGCCTGTTGTGGGGCTTGATGGGCACGTATGGTCTGATGTCCGCTTACAAGGTGTTTATCGTGTCGTCACCCGTGTTCCAGATGGCGCCGTTTACGGTCTGGGCGATGCAGATGGTCAACATGCTGGTAATCGGCCTGGCTGTGCACATCGTGGTGGAGTTGATAGCCTCGATGCGCGTTCAAAAATCGCAGCTGGAGGAATCAAATCAGGAACTCATGGCGCGTGAGGAGGAAATCACCCGTCAAAACGAGGAGCTTCAGGGCCAGACCACGGAACTCGCCGAACAAAACGAAGAGATCCAGCAACAGGCTGAAGAAGTGCAGCAGCAGGCCGAGGAACTCCAGGCTCAAGCCGAGGAGTTGCAGGTCGCCAATTCGGAGTCGAACAAGCGCCAGGCGATTCTCCAGTCGCTCCTAGATTCACTCCATGTGGATGCGTCGGGTGAATTGCCGGAGCGGATATGTCATCTCTTGATGTCGTTACTCGGTGAGTCGGCTTCGGCGGCGGTGATCTTGGAAAAAGAAGGTGACGATCTCGTGGTGCTGGCGCAGGCCGGCCCTCTTGGGCTGCCCTCGCGTCGCTGGTCGTTTGACCGGTCTTTTGCCGCCGTGGTCATGGGCCATGATCGCACGGCTTATGTATCGGATCTTCGTTTGCGCCCCGACCTTGAGGGGGCACAAACCACCGACAGCGCATTCCGCTCGATGATTGCCACGCCCCTGCGCCTGGCTGGCAAAACCGTCGGCGTCATAAAGGTTTACTCCGACCACGCGCATGAATGGACGAAGGAACAGTTTCGCATCATCGAGTGGATGTCAGCCCAGTGTTCACTGTTGATGGATTCGCGCCGGTTGCAGTCCGAGCTGCAGCGCACCAACACCGATCTCGACCGTATCGTGAAAGAACGCACGGTCGAGTTGCAGGAGCTCGTCAACGAACTCGAGCACTTCTCCTACACGATCACGCATGACCTGCGAGCCCCGCTGCGTGCGATGCATGGTTTCGCCGGATTGCTGGCCGAGGATTGCATGGATTCGATCAACGAACAGAGCCGTGAATACCTGAAGCGCATCACCACAGCCGCCAGCCGCATGGATCGCCTGATTACGGATGCGCTCAGCTACAGCAAGGCGGTGCGCCACGAGATGCCTCGTGAGGAGGTCAACGTGGACCGTTTGCTGCGCGGCATGATCGACTCCTACCCGATTTTCCAAGAGCCGAATGCAAAAATCGAAATCGTCGGGGAGCTTCCATCGGTCCTCGGGAACGAAGCTGCGCTGACCCAAAGTTTCTCCAACTTGATCGGCAATGCCGTGAAATTTGTCGCGGCAGGCAAAGTTCCATCCGTGCGGATTTCCGTCGAGCAGCGCGGTGACCGCGTGCGTTTTTGGTTCGAAGATAACGGCATCGGTATCCCGAAGGAAATGCAGTCCAAGGTATTCGTGATGTTCCAGCGATTGAGCAAGGATTACGAAGGCACGGGCATCGGCCTGGCCTTGGTTAAAAAGGTCGTGGAACGCATGGGTGGCGCGGTCGGTGTGGAATCTGAACCGGGGCAGGGCAGTCGTTTTTGGATCGAACTGAAGACGGCCGGCTCCCGCGCATGA
- a CDS encoding response regulator yields MSTPTQARVLYVEDEQGDVFFMRNAFKKLGAHDRFHAVEDGERAISYLSGREPYADRERHPLPTFVLLDLNLPIRSGFEVLEWLRGQPEFKTLPVVIFSSSGRLEDRERAEKLGATEYLLKPTSGSQFLDMAKQLTNTWLARQASVEMPAQS; encoded by the coding sequence ATGAGCACGCCAACCCAGGCCCGCGTGCTCTACGTTGAAGACGAACAGGGCGACGTCTTTTTCATGCGCAATGCGTTCAAGAAGCTGGGTGCCCATGATCGCTTCCATGCGGTCGAGGACGGCGAGCGGGCCATCTCGTATTTGTCGGGGCGCGAGCCTTATGCGGACCGTGAACGCCACCCGTTGCCGACCTTTGTTTTGCTCGATCTGAATCTGCCGATCCGTTCGGGATTCGAAGTGCTCGAGTGGTTGCGCGGGCAACCCGAGTTCAAAACGCTGCCGGTGGTAATTTTCTCCTCATCCGGTCGTTTGGAGGATCGCGAGCGCGCGGAGAAACTCGGGGCGACCGAGTATCTGCTCAAGCCCACGTCCGGCAGCCAGTTCTTGGACATGGCAAAACAGCTGACGAATACGTGGCTCGCTCGACAGGCATCGGTTGAGATGCCCGCGCAATCATAA
- a CDS encoding response regulator, which yields MKALSNPETPFTFNITGPNSVLLVDDDDDAILLIQLLLKRAQVSAPVHITTDGEQAVAYFQSRLANPAELLPSIVFLDLRLPRQSGFEVLKWIRAQPGLKDVPVLIMSSSNRLTDMETAKALGADFYCEKYPALEDLIALFAGKTFFPPIPTLDFG from the coding sequence ATGAAAGCCCTCTCGAATCCAGAAACACCCTTCACGTTCAACATCACGGGACCCAATTCCGTGCTGCTCGTCGACGATGATGATGATGCCATTCTGTTGATTCAGCTGTTGCTCAAACGCGCCCAAGTCAGTGCGCCCGTTCATATCACCACGGATGGCGAACAGGCCGTCGCTTACTTTCAATCCCGCCTGGCGAACCCGGCTGAACTGCTCCCTTCAATCGTTTTTCTCGACCTGCGACTCCCCCGTCAAAGCGGCTTTGAAGTTCTCAAGTGGATTCGCGCGCAACCCGGCCTCAAAGACGTGCCCGTCCTCATCATGAGCTCTTCCAACCGGCTCACCGACATGGAAACCGCCAAGGCACTGGGCGCGGATTTCTACTGCGAAAAATATCCGGCGCTTGAGGACCTGATCGCGCTGTTCGCCGGCAAAACGTTCTTCCCGCCCATTCCAACGCTGGACTTCGGTTGA
- a CDS encoding RNA polymerase sigma factor, with product MNFPIGALTSADADTALMNDYQHGDSSAFLTLIRKHNRAIFHLAHSLVRNEVAAENITQQVFARARRHINQGHCPVSISHWLYYATLRFSRHHQWHAERRLRVRRMSTGNVNPAPAFNLQVFARVIATQPGKIEPRDSELLALHHVLGLAVGEIARLLRTHPYETSNRLIWARERVLKLSGIQSFDAEGSHAALAMSA from the coding sequence ATGAATTTCCCCATCGGCGCCCTGACTTCGGCGGATGCCGACACCGCCCTCATGAACGATTATCAACACGGCGATTCGTCCGCCTTCCTCACGTTGATTCGCAAACACAACCGCGCGATTTTTCACCTCGCGCACTCACTGGTTCGCAACGAAGTCGCTGCCGAGAACATCACGCAGCAGGTCTTCGCCCGCGCCCGCCGCCATATCAACCAAGGCCACTGCCCGGTTTCGATCAGCCACTGGCTTTATTATGCAACGCTGCGTTTTTCACGTCACCACCAGTGGCACGCCGAACGTCGCCTCCGCGTCCGCCGTATGTCCACGGGCAACGTCAACCCGGCGCCTGCTTTCAACCTGCAGGTTTTCGCCCGAGTAATCGCGACCCAGCCGGGAAAAATCGAGCCGCGTGACAGCGAATTGCTCGCATTGCATCATGTCTTGGGTCTCGCCGTTGGAGAGATTGCACGTCTGCTCCGCACGCATCCCTACGAGACGTCCAACCGTCTGATTTGGGCACGTGAGCGCGTGCTCAAGCTTAGTGGCATCCAATCATTCGATGCCGAGGGCTCCCACGCTGCGCTCGCGATGAGCGCCTGA
- a CDS encoding BON domain-containing protein — protein sequence MKNSLRITTTCLALLLGTGAVLTSGCAGTATKESTGEYIDNSAITTKVKSAFASDEMVKGREITVESFRGTVQLSGFVNTSAEKDRAGRIAGSVEGVTDVKNNIIVKK from the coding sequence ATGAAAAACTCCCTCCGTATCACCACCACTTGCCTCGCTCTCCTCCTCGGCACCGGCGCCGTCCTCACCTCCGGCTGCGCGGGCACCGCCACCAAGGAAAGCACCGGCGAATACATCGATAACTCCGCGATCACCACCAAGGTGAAGTCCGCCTTTGCCTCCGATGAGATGGTCAAGGGTCGCGAAATCACCGTCGAAAGCTTCCGCGGCACCGTTCAGCTGAGCGGCTTCGTCAACACCTCCGCCGAGAAGGATCGCGCCGGTCGTATCGCCGGTTCCGTCGAAGGCGTCACCGACGTGAAGAACAACATCATCGTTAAGAAGTAA
- a CDS encoding hybrid sensor histidine kinase/response regulator → MIPESTPFRFAATAEKPKTIRVLVVEDQEDDYVYLDRILRKAVFARYELTWCSTYEAGLQAVAARQHDVALFDYNLGTGTGLDLLRESILMGCEQPVILLTGHDSPEVDREALGAGASDYLCKNGLNITQLERAIRYSLRHAAMLSSVKKSQHQLELFMRNVPCAVSIRDDEGRYVFQNERFQTHFENAPVSSIWQSTPSSEPRSFTDGEHYWLVNSFPMGEAGTGQLQGLAAIEITERIKAEELLLKATALLNGILKSLPVIAWSVDEEGTILEARGSGLEGVGLNGDQLVGRSMADLSTMAAAEIARTFQAGDSNFILPIQHEGREHAFDTFFHHTKARGRGAVGFSIDITERRWLEKKLLLISDAEQLRIGADLHDGLGQHLTGIACMAAALRDRLKAQNLPETKPADEIARLVNEATAQTRALARGLCPVQLDQSGLSTALEHLTDQMEIVHGIECHFRSADEPFECDHDSALHLYRITQEALQNATRHGKATRIEVVLDSSPEGGRLAIEDNGHGFDMQQNGSGAGVGLRLMRYRAGMIGGNLSIESQPQGGTRVECIFPFLISK, encoded by the coding sequence GTGATACCTGAATCTACTCCCTTTCGATTTGCAGCGACCGCCGAGAAGCCGAAAACCATCCGCGTGCTGGTGGTCGAGGATCAGGAGGACGACTACGTTTATCTTGATCGAATCCTCCGCAAAGCGGTCTTTGCCCGTTACGAACTCACTTGGTGTTCCACCTACGAAGCAGGACTGCAGGCGGTGGCTGCCCGTCAACACGATGTTGCTCTCTTCGATTACAATCTGGGCACGGGCACCGGTCTCGATCTCCTTCGCGAATCGATTCTGATGGGCTGCGAACAGCCGGTCATTCTGTTGACCGGCCACGACAGTCCCGAGGTGGATCGCGAGGCGCTGGGTGCCGGTGCATCCGATTACCTCTGCAAAAACGGCCTTAACATCACGCAGCTGGAGCGTGCGATCCGTTACTCGCTGCGTCACGCGGCCATGTTGTCCTCGGTGAAAAAGAGCCAGCACCAGCTTGAGTTGTTCATGCGCAATGTGCCGTGCGCGGTGTCCATTCGTGATGACGAAGGCCGTTATGTTTTCCAAAACGAGCGGTTTCAGACGCACTTTGAAAACGCACCCGTCAGCTCTATCTGGCAATCGACGCCTTCCTCCGAGCCGCGCTCGTTCACCGATGGCGAACACTACTGGTTGGTGAACTCGTTCCCGATGGGCGAGGCCGGCACGGGCCAGCTGCAAGGTCTTGCCGCCATCGAAATCACCGAGCGCATCAAAGCCGAAGAGCTGCTGCTCAAGGCCACCGCTTTGTTGAACGGTATTCTGAAGAGCCTGCCCGTCATCGCGTGGAGCGTGGACGAAGAGGGCACCATCCTTGAGGCGCGCGGGAGTGGTCTGGAAGGCGTGGGTTTGAATGGCGATCAGCTCGTGGGGCGTTCCATGGCGGACCTGTCGACGATGGCCGCGGCGGAGATTGCGAGAACCTTTCAGGCCGGCGATTCCAACTTCATCCTGCCGATTCAACACGAAGGACGTGAGCACGCGTTCGATACCTTTTTCCATCACACCAAGGCCCGCGGACGCGGTGCTGTCGGTTTCTCGATCGATATCACCGAGCGTCGCTGGCTGGAGAAAAAACTCCTGTTGATCAGCGATGCTGAGCAACTGCGCATCGGAGCCGACCTCCATGACGGACTCGGGCAGCATCTCACGGGCATCGCCTGCATGGCGGCGGCTCTGCGCGACCGGTTGAAAGCGCAAAACCTTCCGGAAACCAAGCCGGCGGATGAAATTGCCCGTCTGGTGAACGAGGCCACGGCGCAGACGCGCGCTCTGGCCCGCGGCTTGTGCCCGGTGCAACTCGATCAATCCGGCCTGTCGACCGCGCTCGAGCATCTGACCGACCAGATGGAGATCGTGCACGGCATCGAGTGTCATTTCCGCTCTGCCGACGAACCGTTCGAGTGCGATCACGACAGTGCGCTGCATCTCTATCGCATCACGCAGGAGGCGCTGCAAAACGCCACCCGCCACGGCAAAGCCACTCGTATCGAGGTGGTGCTCGACTCCAGTCCCGAAGGCGGCCGCCTCGCGATCGAGGACAACGGCCATGGCTTCGATATGCAGCAAAACGGGAGCGGTGCGGGCGTGGGCTTGCGACTGATGCGTTATCGTGCGGGTATGATCGGTGGAAATCTTTCGATTGAGTCGCAACCGCAAGGCGGAACGCGGGTCGAGTGCATCTTCCCGTTTTTAATTTCAAAATGA
- a CDS encoding response regulator transcription factor, giving the protein MKSSSTAPTAPAAEAAPVITKRRIFLVDDHPITRQGVAVLINQEPDLEVCGEADSAPKAFDLLQKAKADLAVVDISLKTTSGIELTKNLKVLLPDLPILIMSMHDESLYAERALRAGAKGYVMKQEASESILIAIRRILAGELYLSEKMKEKMLHRLVHNRKDEVVFSIDTLSDREMEVFQLIGNGFSTRQIATKLNLSVKTIDSYREHLKLKLHIEKGADLVRHAIQWVKSENIV; this is encoded by the coding sequence ATGAAATCCTCCTCCACCGCTCCGACTGCTCCTGCTGCCGAGGCCGCCCCTGTTATCACCAAGCGCCGGATTTTCCTCGTCGATGACCATCCCATCACCCGCCAGGGCGTGGCGGTGCTCATCAACCAGGAGCCTGACCTTGAAGTATGCGGAGAAGCCGACAGCGCGCCGAAGGCCTTCGATCTTCTTCAAAAGGCCAAGGCCGACCTCGCGGTTGTCGATATTTCCCTGAAGACGACCAGCGGCATCGAGCTCACGAAAAACCTGAAGGTGCTGCTGCCTGATCTGCCGATTCTGATCATGTCGATGCACGACGAGAGCCTGTATGCCGAACGCGCCCTGCGCGCCGGTGCCAAGGGCTACGTGATGAAGCAGGAAGCCAGCGAAAGCATATTGATCGCCATCCGCCGTATTCTCGCCGGCGAACTTTATCTGAGCGAAAAGATGAAGGAAAAGATGCTCCACCGCCTCGTGCACAATCGTAAGGACGAAGTCGTTTTCTCCATCGATACGCTCAGCGACCGCGAGATGGAGGTCTTCCAACTCATCGGCAACGGATTCAGCACGCGCCAGATCGCCACCAAGCTTAACCTGAGCGTCAAGACGATCGATTCCTACCGCGAGCATCTGAAACTTAAACTGCACATCGAAAAAGGCGCCGATCTCGTTCGTCACGCCATTCAGTGGGTGAAAAGCGAAAACATCGTTTAA
- a CDS encoding sigma-54-dependent transcriptional regulator, with protein sequence MKFVQKSLVPSQAAGKESTDGAVPLTVLMIGDEARSRRLLAFGLVGETDVVTCIESPAALEALSSLNPFCVVLLDWEMKSTAGSDMLAMLRTLDAEIPVVATVAGESVATVAQKRGANRCILKPFSTEDLKSLLKETAREPLPVVAPAPKTPEVEESTGEPTAEETASPVAFGSQSQPMRQVLQIALRVAPTSANILILGENGTGKTALARGIHQRSLRKRMPFVTVNCPCLQSQLLQSELFGHVRGSFTGAINDAVGKVAAAEGGTLFLDEIGELPLEIQPKLLRLLQDRQYERVGETKTRQANIRVLAATNRDLREEVKAGRFREDLFYRLNVITLDMPSLRRRPEDILSLAEEFLREVTRNSGLRKNRAFTPEARQVLMQHRWPGNLRELRNMVERAAILSDSDHLDVADFPIFCEEGQSGIPQVGDLISLAELEEAHIREVIARTQTLGHAAEILGINQATLYRKRKRLPGSVETFAVPEAI encoded by the coding sequence ATGAAATTCGTGCAAAAATCACTGGTGCCAAGCCAGGCAGCCGGCAAAGAGTCCACGGATGGTGCGGTGCCTTTGACAGTTTTGATGATCGGCGATGAAGCCCGCAGCCGGCGTTTGCTGGCCTTCGGTCTGGTGGGTGAAACCGATGTGGTGACCTGCATCGAGTCGCCCGCCGCCTTGGAAGCGTTGTCATCCCTAAATCCCTTTTGCGTGGTGTTGCTGGATTGGGAAATGAAGTCCACCGCCGGTTCCGACATGCTCGCCATGCTGCGGACGCTGGATGCGGAGATTCCCGTGGTGGCCACCGTAGCGGGTGAAAGCGTGGCGACCGTTGCGCAAAAACGCGGCGCGAATCGCTGCATCCTCAAGCCATTTTCGACCGAGGATCTGAAATCACTTTTAAAAGAGACTGCCCGCGAGCCACTGCCGGTCGTAGCGCCTGCGCCCAAGACGCCCGAGGTCGAAGAATCCACGGGCGAACCGACCGCTGAAGAGACGGCCTCGCCGGTTGCGTTCGGTTCTCAAAGCCAGCCGATGAGGCAGGTGCTGCAGATCGCGCTGCGGGTTGCCCCGACCTCGGCGAACATTCTTATCCTTGGCGAAAACGGCACGGGAAAGACCGCGCTGGCCCGCGGCATCCATCAGCGCAGCCTGCGCAAGCGCATGCCTTTCGTCACGGTGAACTGCCCGTGTCTTCAGTCGCAGTTGCTGCAAAGCGAACTGTTCGGCCATGTGCGCGGTTCGTTTACCGGCGCGATCAACGATGCGGTGGGCAAGGTCGCGGCGGCGGAAGGCGGCACTTTGTTTCTCGACGAAATCGGCGAATTGCCGCTCGAGATTCAGCCCAAGCTCCTGCGCCTTTTGCAGGACCGCCAGTATGAACGCGTGGGTGAAACGAAGACGCGTCAGGCCAACATCCGCGTGCTCGCCGCGACCAATCGCGATCTGCGCGAAGAGGTGAAGGCGGGGCGTTTTCGTGAGGATCTTTTTTACCGGCTTAACGTCATCACGCTCGATATGCCGTCGTTGCGCCGGCGTCCGGAGGATATTCTTTCGCTGGCTGAGGAGTTTCTGCGCGAAGTCACCCGCAACTCCGGTCTGCGCAAAAACCGCGCCTTCACGCCGGAGGCGCGCCAGGTGTTGATGCAACACCGGTGGCCGGGAAATCTGCGCGAGCTTCGCAACATGGTGGAGCGCGCGGCGATCCTTTCTGACAGCGATCACCTCGATGTGGCCGATTTCCCGATTTTCTGCGAAGAGGGCCAATCAGGCATCCCGCAGGTGGGCGATCTCATCAGCCTCGCGGAACTCGAAGAGGCGCACATCCGCGAAGTGATCGCACGCACGCAAACGCTCGGCCATGCCGCCGAAATCCTGGGTATCAACCAAGCTACGCTTTATCGGAAGCGGAAGCGGTTGCCGGGCTCGGTCGAAACCTTTGCCGTGCCCGAGGCGATTTAA